A genomic stretch from Acidobacteriota bacterium includes:
- a CDS encoding nitroreductase family protein, with the protein MSIQAVILNRRTEKVLCDVESYRPVPPEVAERNRKTVLEAVKAAGWAPYHHTRGVAGIPEPWRVHILWHDDVRKAAVYLRDELQNTTKVPKLAAAASVVILVTWLPQFYELAARSDGQVAIDEEHLAAASAMVQNLLLLLTEQGMGTYWGSGGVFRKPEMFDYLGIPRGERLLAALHVEYREMMDPGKERRPGKNRHKRTDAWIREISL; encoded by the coding sequence ATGTCCATTCAAGCCGTGATCCTGAACCGCAGGACCGAAAAGGTGCTGTGCGACGTGGAGTCTTACCGACCGGTGCCGCCGGAGGTGGCCGAGCGCAACCGCAAGACCGTTCTCGAGGCCGTCAAGGCGGCCGGCTGGGCCCCGTATCACCACACTCGCGGAGTCGCGGGAATCCCCGAACCCTGGCGGGTTCATATCCTGTGGCACGACGACGTCCGGAAGGCGGCGGTCTACCTGCGGGACGAGCTTCAAAACACCACCAAGGTGCCGAAGCTGGCGGCCGCCGCGAGCGTCGTCATTTTGGTCACCTGGCTGCCGCAGTTCTACGAATTGGCCGCGCGCAGCGACGGGCAGGTCGCCATCGACGAAGAACACCTGGCGGCGGCCTCGGCCATGGTGCAGAATCTCCTGCTGCTGCTCACCGAGCAGGGCATGGGGACCTACTGGGGAAGCGGCGGGGTGTTTCGCAAACCGGAAATGTTCGACTACTTGGGTATTCCGCGGGGCGAGCGCCTACTGGCGGCGCTGCATGTGGAATACCGGGAGATGATGGATCCTGGGAAGGAACGCCGGCCCGGCAAGAACCGCCACAAGCGCACCGACGCCTGGATCCGCGAGATCTCCCTTTAG
- a CDS encoding FAD-binding protein: MQNNHRRNVSNVLIIGSGGAGLRSAIAAHNAGAEVVVLGKRMRNDAHTVLAAGGINAVLATVDAEDTWQQHFVDTYQEGYHLADPQAVELLVREAPARVQEMAEWGTPFAQTDEGRLDQRYFGAHKYRRTCYAGDYTGRALLHTLTDRVEKLEIPIHDQQYVSRLLVDDSDGQGVCFGALAFDIVTGERTVYLADAVVLAAGGHTRIWRRSSSRRDENTGDAMRLALHAGCRLADMELVQFHPTGMVFPEAMAGTLVTEAVRGEGGHLLNAAGERYMANYDAERMELSTRDRVALANYTEIVEGRGSHNGGVFLDISHRTKDEILDKLPRMYRQFMESQMLDISRDPMEVAPTAHYTMGGVVVEPATHATAVRGLYAAGECTSGVHGANRLGGNSLAEILVFGKRAGESAAEYSADLDLQRRSRAVIRAAHDELDRLTKHDEELARPLQRAVRDLMWEHCGVVRSQEKLEAGLERIGDLRQAAERVDVRPSAEGFGDLALALDLLGSLDSAEATLRGALLRQESRGSHQRSDYPDTEAEQRVNYVATRGEDGAIGVESRAVEPVPAELEKLLADAEDFEVAGRLLE; the protein is encoded by the coding sequence ATGCAAAACAACCATCGGCGAAACGTCTCCAACGTCCTGATCATCGGCTCCGGCGGAGCCGGCCTGCGCTCGGCGATCGCGGCCCACAACGCCGGCGCTGAAGTCGTGGTGCTCGGAAAACGCATGCGCAACGACGCGCATACGGTGCTGGCGGCGGGCGGCATCAACGCCGTGCTCGCCACGGTAGACGCCGAAGACACCTGGCAGCAGCATTTCGTCGACACCTACCAGGAGGGCTACCACCTGGCCGATCCTCAGGCCGTTGAACTGCTGGTGCGCGAAGCGCCGGCGCGGGTGCAGGAAATGGCCGAGTGGGGAACCCCCTTTGCCCAGACTGACGAAGGGCGGCTCGATCAACGATACTTCGGGGCCCACAAATACCGGCGCACCTGCTATGCCGGCGACTACACCGGCCGCGCCCTGCTCCATACGCTGACCGACCGGGTCGAAAAGCTGGAGATTCCGATTCACGACCAGCAGTACGTCTCCCGCCTGCTGGTGGACGATTCCGACGGCCAGGGCGTTTGCTTCGGCGCCCTCGCCTTCGACATCGTCACCGGCGAACGCACCGTTTATCTGGCCGACGCGGTGGTGCTGGCGGCCGGCGGCCACACGCGCATCTGGCGGCGCAGCTCGTCGCGGCGCGACGAGAACACCGGCGACGCGATGCGCCTGGCCCTGCACGCCGGCTGCCGGCTGGCGGACATGGAGCTGGTGCAGTTCCATCCCACGGGCATGGTGTTCCCGGAGGCCATGGCCGGCACCCTGGTCACCGAAGCCGTACGCGGCGAAGGCGGTCACCTGCTCAACGCCGCGGGCGAGCGCTACATGGCGAACTACGACGCCGAGCGCATGGAACTCTCGACCCGCGACCGGGTGGCGCTGGCGAACTACACCGAGATCGTCGAGGGCCGGGGCAGCCACAACGGCGGCGTGTTCCTCGACATCAGCCACCGCACGAAGGACGAGATCCTCGACAAGTTGCCCCGCATGTACCGCCAGTTCATGGAGTCGCAGATGCTCGACATCTCGCGGGACCCGATGGAGGTAGCGCCGACGGCCCACTACACGATGGGCGGCGTGGTGGTCGAACCGGCCACCCACGCCACCGCCGTGCGCGGCCTCTACGCCGCCGGCGAATGTACCAGCGGCGTACACGGCGCCAATCGCCTGGGCGGCAATTCCTTGGCCGAGATCCTGGTCTTCGGCAAACGCGCCGGCGAGAGCGCCGCGGAGTATTCCGCCGACCTCGATCTACAGCGCCGCAGCCGCGCCGTGATCCGCGCCGCCCACGATGAACTCGACCGCCTGACCAAGCACGACGAAGAGCTGGCGCGGCCGCTGCAGCGGGCGGTACGGGACCTGATGTGGGAACACTGCGGCGTCGTGCGCAGCCAAGAAAAACTAGAGGCCGGGCTCGAACGGATCGGCGACCTGCGGCAGGCCGCTGAGCGGGTGGACGTCCGGCCGAGCGCCGAAGGCTTCGGCGACCTGGCGCTCGCCCTCGACCTGCTCGGCTCCCTCGACAGCGCCGAGGCGACGCTGCGCGGCGCCCTGCTGCGCCAGGAAAGTCGCGGCTCGCACCAGCGCTCGGACTATCCCGACACCGAAGCGGAGCAACGGGTCAACTACGTCGCCACCCGCGGAGAAGACGGCGCAATCGGAGTCGAGAGCCGCGCCGTCGAGCCGGTGCCGGCGGAACTCGAAAAGCTCCTCGCCGACGCCGAAGATTTCGAGGTGGCCGGCAGGCTGCTGGAGTGA
- a CDS encoding histidine phosphatase family protein yields the protein MQLTKWLIGLALIVTLTACAAPESAETAGEEPAAAGTETTEDTASEEALSSGEQANADFEDQLSGADLLAALQAGGHIIYFRHAQTERDYADQADPNMSLDDCESQRKLSAAGIQDAEDIGAAFTAQAIPVGQVVTSDYCRAWQTADLAFGRHEKDSRLNFLPFEEYTEAQVAEMKANLMPLLTPQPESGTNTVIVGHDDLFEAATGIYPEPQGIAYVLTPDGEGGFELVANVLPAEWSEL from the coding sequence ATGCAATTGACGAAATGGCTCATCGGCCTTGCGCTGATCGTGACCCTGACCGCCTGCGCGGCACCGGAGTCGGCGGAGACCGCCGGCGAGGAACCGGCCGCCGCCGGTACCGAGACCACCGAGGACACGGCAAGCGAGGAAGCGCTCAGCTCCGGCGAGCAGGCCAACGCCGACTTCGAGGACCAGCTTTCCGGCGCCGACTTGCTCGCCGCGCTGCAGGCCGGCGGCCACATCATCTACTTCCGCCACGCCCAGACCGAGCGTGACTATGCGGATCAAGCGGATCCGAACATGAGCCTCGACGACTGCGAGTCGCAGCGCAAGCTGAGCGCCGCCGGCATCCAGGACGCCGAGGACATCGGGGCCGCCTTTACCGCCCAGGCGATTCCCGTCGGCCAGGTGGTGACGAGCGACTACTGTCGCGCCTGGCAGACGGCCGATCTGGCCTTCGGTCGTCACGAAAAAGACTCTCGGCTGAACTTCCTGCCCTTCGAGGAGTACACCGAGGCGCAGGTGGCGGAGATGAAGGCCAACCTGATGCCGCTGTTGACGCCGCAGCCGGAGAGCGGAACCAACACCGTCATCGTCGGCCATGACGATCTCTTCGAGGCGGCCACCGGGATCTACCCGGAGCCCCAGGGCATCGCCTATGTGCTGACGCCCGACGGCGAGGGCGGATTCGAGCTGGTGGCCAACGTGCTGCCGGCGGAATGGTCTGAACTCTAG
- a CDS encoding TonB-dependent receptor gives MIIWTLLGFWAWVPSAFSQEPGEGSTTSRSPVAEGSGEEVATDSSSAAEEGAQPEDEIYETIMVTGSLIEDSLQDTPESVAVWNADTLTDAGARELQDVFNQTANAYPIANGEGFGIRGINHTSVGTGGIGELGSYYVDGVALTGLAKRVGPTQLWDVDQIEILRGPQTTNVGRNALAGAIVLSTKDPVLRNESQWRVGFAEDATWEAAGMVNLPVSDRSALRFTAESWNSDGFVTNPTLGEDDFDGRENLTMRMKYLYQSPSASNFTMLLSAQYGETVRGSDVVDLAFGGDRINASNVDTFVENDTLVLSSDLSWGLSDRWTLRSISSVLDSDYRQTSDNDTGPGGGNAFSTRDSLDENWAQDVRFEFTGDSSRGVLGLYYTEVDIAGRTFGRVNVTSRELGVPEFLLFLYPETVGITLETPFDIVTTNFATFGHWDWNLSDRWRAFAGVRWDREELDSFESVTTVPAPESLAQLPDPSLLPPQLAGAVAAVNAVLLSQAGTSINDSESDYDAFLPEAGVSYEFSENLTGSLFYKRGYRAGGATVTLVGRFNEYDPETLDLVEFSLRSQGLDQRLTVNTNLYAGRWTDQQVSVQVTPSSFDFLTVNAGESEIHGVEIDFGYRPLAAWDMYGSLGYAHTEFTDFQSAEQGDLSGNRFSLAPEWTAALGFNYRFGGGWFVHGDVGYQSEAFAQVQNDPEFIANSRTLLNFRGGYETALYSILGFVQNATDELYLVTSFEGGPSGRLGTYGNPRQAGVQVIFRF, from the coding sequence GTGATCATATGGACCCTGTTGGGATTCTGGGCCTGGGTCCCGAGCGCCTTTTCACAGGAGCCCGGCGAAGGGTCGACCACAAGCCGGTCGCCGGTCGCCGAAGGGTCCGGGGAAGAAGTCGCCACCGACTCGTCGAGCGCCGCTGAAGAAGGGGCACAGCCGGAAGACGAGATCTACGAGACCATCATGGTGACCGGTAGCCTGATCGAAGACAGCCTCCAGGACACGCCGGAAAGCGTCGCCGTATGGAACGCCGACACCCTCACCGATGCCGGTGCCCGTGAGCTGCAGGATGTCTTCAACCAGACGGCCAATGCTTATCCGATCGCCAACGGCGAGGGCTTCGGCATCCGCGGCATCAACCACACCAGCGTCGGTACCGGCGGCATCGGCGAACTCGGTAGCTACTACGTCGACGGCGTGGCGCTCACCGGTCTCGCCAAGCGGGTTGGCCCGACCCAGCTTTGGGACGTCGATCAGATCGAGATCCTGCGCGGCCCCCAGACCACCAACGTCGGGCGCAACGCCCTGGCCGGCGCCATCGTACTGTCGACCAAAGACCCGGTGCTCCGCAACGAGAGCCAATGGCGCGTGGGCTTCGCCGAGGATGCGACCTGGGAAGCGGCGGGCATGGTCAATCTGCCGGTGAGCGACCGCTCCGCCCTCCGCTTCACCGCCGAATCCTGGAACAGCGACGGCTTCGTCACCAATCCGACCCTCGGCGAGGACGACTTCGACGGCCGCGAAAACCTCACCATGCGCATGAAGTACCTCTATCAGTCTCCGTCGGCGAGCAACTTCACCATGCTGCTCTCCGCCCAGTACGGCGAGACCGTCCGGGGCAGTGACGTGGTCGATCTCGCCTTCGGCGGCGACCGCATCAACGCCTCGAACGTCGACACCTTTGTGGAGAACGACACCCTGGTGCTGTCGTCGGATCTGAGTTGGGGGCTCAGCGATCGCTGGACCCTGCGCTCGATCTCCTCGGTACTCGATTCCGACTACCGGCAGACCAGCGACAACGATACCGGGCCCGGCGGCGGCAACGCCTTTTCCACCCGCGACTCTTTGGATGAAAACTGGGCCCAGGACGTGCGTTTCGAATTCACCGGCGACAGCAGCCGAGGGGTCTTAGGGCTCTATTACACGGAAGTCGACATCGCCGGCCGCACCTTCGGCCGGGTCAACGTCACCTCCCGGGAACTCGGCGTGCCCGAGTTCTTGCTCTTCCTCTACCCGGAGACCGTCGGCATCACCCTGGAAACGCCGTTCGACATCGTCACCACCAACTTCGCGACCTTCGGCCACTGGGACTGGAATCTGTCCGATCGCTGGCGGGCCTTCGCCGGTGTGCGCTGGGATCGCGAGGAACTGGACTCCTTCGAGTCGGTGACCACCGTGCCCGCGCCCGAGTCGCTGGCGCAGCTACCGGACCCCAGCCTGCTGCCGCCGCAGCTCGCCGGTGCCGTCGCGGCGGTGAACGCCGTACTGCTGTCCCAGGCCGGCACCTCGATCAACGATTCGGAGTCCGACTACGACGCCTTTCTACCGGAGGCCGGAGTCAGCTACGAATTCAGCGAGAACCTCACCGGGTCGCTGTTCTACAAGCGCGGCTACCGCGCCGGCGGCGCCACGGTGACCCTGGTGGGACGCTTCAACGAATACGATCCGGAAACCCTCGACCTGGTGGAGTTCTCGCTGCGGTCTCAGGGGCTGGACCAGCGCTTGACCGTCAACACCAACCTCTACGCCGGTCGCTGGACCGATCAGCAGGTGAGCGTTCAGGTGACTCCGAGCAGCTTCGACTTCCTGACGGTCAATGCCGGCGAGTCGGAGATTCACGGCGTCGAGATCGATTTCGGCTATCGGCCGCTGGCGGCGTGGGACATGTACGGTTCCCTCGGCTATGCCCACACGGAGTTCACCGACTTCCAGAGCGCCGAGCAGGGCGACCTTTCCGGCAATCGCTTCTCCCTGGCGCCGGAGTGGACCGCCGCCCTGGGCTTCAACTATCGCTTCGGCGGCGGTTGGTTTGTGCACGGCGACGTCGGCTATCAGTCCGAAGCCTTCGCCCAGGTGCAGAACGATCCCGAGTTCATCGCCAATTCTCGCACCCTGCTCAACTTCCGCGGCGGTTACGAAACGGCCCTCTACTCGATCTTGGGATTCGTTCAGAACGCCACCGACGAGCTGTACCTCGTCACCTCTTTCGAGGGCGGCCCGAGCGGTCGCCTCGGTACCTACGGCAATCCGCGCCAGGCGGGGGTGCAGGTCATCTTCCGCTTCTGA
- the trpS gene encoding tryptophan--tRNA ligase — MKKERILTGDRPTGRLHLGHYVGSLKNRVSLHRRYETYLIIADLHMLTTRNSVADIRSTRAMATELVLDSLAAGIEPENATFYLQSAIPEVAEMNLLFQNLTTVSRLSRIPSLKEMAVAAGRSEMPYGLLGYPVLQAADILCVRAHLVPVGKDNAAHVEITREIARRFNQKYGEVFPVPEVLVGEVPTLVGTDGSAKMSKSLGNSILLSDDAKTVEKKVRSMYTDPNRTRADVPGRVEGNPVFIYHQTFNSNREEVEDLKARYRQGAVGDVEVKDRLARALNAFLMPFRERRKVYEETPGLVEELIYEGTERTRREAQATLKEMKKAMGLASVWNGIRRKAEKSRKRRQ; from the coding sequence ATGAAAAAAGAGAGAATATTGACCGGGGACCGACCCACCGGCAGGCTCCACCTGGGCCACTACGTCGGCAGCCTGAAAAATCGGGTTTCCCTTCATCGGCGATACGAGACCTACCTCATCATCGCCGACCTGCACATGCTCACCACCCGCAATTCGGTGGCCGACATTCGGTCCACCAGAGCGATGGCGACGGAACTCGTCCTCGATTCCCTGGCGGCGGGTATCGAGCCCGAAAACGCGACCTTCTACCTGCAGTCCGCGATTCCGGAAGTGGCGGAAATGAACCTCCTGTTTCAAAACCTCACCACCGTCTCCCGCCTGTCGCGCATCCCCAGCCTGAAGGAAATGGCCGTTGCCGCCGGCCGCTCCGAGATGCCCTACGGCCTCCTCGGGTACCCGGTTCTACAGGCGGCCGACATTCTCTGCGTCCGGGCCCATCTCGTGCCGGTGGGAAAGGACAATGCCGCCCATGTGGAGATCACCCGGGAGATCGCGCGGCGATTCAATCAAAAATACGGCGAGGTTTTTCCCGTGCCGGAAGTCCTGGTGGGAGAGGTGCCGACCCTCGTCGGCACCGACGGCAGCGCGAAAATGAGCAAGAGTCTCGGCAACTCGATCCTGCTGTCGGACGACGCCAAGACGGTCGAGAAGAAGGTTCGCTCGATGTACACCGATCCCAACCGGACCCGCGCCGATGTGCCCGGCCGGGTCGAAGGCAACCCGGTATTCATTTACCACCAGACCTTCAACTCGAATCGCGAAGAAGTCGAAGACCTGAAGGCCCGCTACCGCCAAGGCGCCGTTGGCGATGTCGAGGTGAAAGACCGTCTGGCCCGGGCGCTCAATGCGTTTCTGATGCCGTTTCGGGAACGCCGGAAAGTTTACGAAGAGACTCCCGGATTGGTGGAAGAGCTGATCTACGAAGGCACCGAGCGCACGCGACGGGAGGCGCAGGCGACCCTCAAGGAAATGAAGAAAGCCATGGGCCTCGCCAGCGTATGGAACGGCATCCGGCGCAAAGCCGAGAAGAGCAGAAAACGCCGGCAGTGA
- the parC gene encoding DNA topoisomerase IV subunit A, producing the protein MTDGIEPIDIDAPEERPLADFAEKAYLDYSMYVVLDRALPHIADGLKPVQRRIVYAMSELGLSAAAKFKKSARTVGDVLGKFHPHGDSACYEAMVLMAQSFSFRYPLVDGQGNWGSPDDPKSFAAMRYTESRLTRFAETLLSELGQGTIEWGNNFDGTLREPTILPSRLPHVLLNGASGIAVGLATDIPPHNLKELVAATVHLLEHPKAETAALLEHLPAPDFPTEAEIITPPEEIAGMYKTGHGSLRLRAAWRREDSETVVIDALPYQVSGSKVLSQIAAQMQAKKLPWVDDLRDESDHENPTRLVLELRSNRVDADRLMGHLFASTDLEKSYRVNMNAIGLSGKPRLYDLKTLLKEWLTFRTETVRRRLQYRFDKVSERLHILEGFLVAFLNIDEVIAIIRQEEKPKPVLMKRFELTDTQAEAILELKLRYLSRLEEMKIRGEQDELMAERDHLDRILKSKARLRKQVREELEADAEKYGDERRSPIQEREAAQAYSEADLLPSEPVTVVISERGWVRGAKGHDVDAAELTYKAGDAYLHAARGKSNQPAVFLDSAGRSYALSAHTLPSARGHGEPLTGSLSPPVGASFTAVLMGADDDRFLLASDAGYGFVGRFGEMVTRLSKGKALLTLPKGSLPLKPAPLPEGTDGALVAAVSTAGYLLVFPLADLPELARGKGNKILNIPKKRLAAGDEVMAAVVALPANGTLRVHAGKRYIHFSAAELEPFHGNRANRGSKLPRGFQNVWGLEVV; encoded by the coding sequence ATGACGGACGGAATCGAGCCAATCGACATCGACGCGCCGGAAGAGCGACCCCTCGCGGACTTCGCCGAAAAGGCGTACCTCGACTACTCGATGTACGTGGTGCTGGACCGCGCCCTGCCGCACATCGCCGATGGCTTGAAGCCGGTGCAGCGGCGCATCGTCTACGCCATGTCCGAACTCGGCCTATCCGCCGCCGCCAAGTTCAAGAAGTCCGCCCGCACCGTCGGCGACGTCCTCGGTAAGTTTCACCCCCACGGCGACAGCGCCTGCTACGAGGCGATGGTGTTGATGGCGCAATCGTTCAGCTTCCGCTACCCGCTGGTCGACGGCCAGGGCAACTGGGGCTCGCCGGACGATCCCAAGTCCTTCGCCGCCATGCGCTACACCGAGTCGCGGCTGACCCGCTTCGCAGAGACCCTGCTGTCGGAACTCGGCCAGGGCACCATCGAGTGGGGCAACAACTTCGACGGCACCCTGCGCGAGCCGACCATCCTGCCGTCGCGCCTGCCGCACGTGCTGTTGAACGGCGCCTCGGGCATCGCCGTCGGCCTGGCGACGGACATTCCGCCGCACAACCTCAAGGAGCTGGTGGCGGCGACCGTCCATCTGCTCGAACACCCCAAAGCGGAAACGGCCGCACTGCTAGAGCACCTGCCGGCGCCGGACTTCCCCACCGAGGCCGAGATCATCACCCCGCCGGAAGAGATCGCCGGCATGTACAAAACCGGCCACGGCTCCCTTCGACTGCGCGCCGCCTGGCGGCGGGAAGACTCCGAAACGGTGGTGATCGATGCCCTGCCTTACCAGGTCTCCGGGAGCAAGGTGCTTTCCCAAATCGCCGCCCAAATGCAGGCTAAAAAGCTGCCCTGGGTGGACGATCTGCGCGACGAATCGGACCACGAGAACCCCACCCGGCTGGTGCTGGAATTGCGCTCCAACCGGGTGGACGCCGACCGCCTGATGGGCCACCTGTTTGCCTCGACGGACCTCGAGAAGAGCTACCGGGTGAACATGAACGCCATCGGCCTTTCGGGTAAGCCGCGGCTCTACGATTTGAAGACGCTGCTCAAGGAGTGGCTCACCTTCCGCACCGAGACGGTGCGCCGGCGCCTGCAATACCGCTTCGACAAAGTGTCCGAGCGGCTGCACATCCTGGAAGGCTTCCTCGTCGCGTTCCTCAACATCGACGAAGTGATCGCCATCATCCGCCAGGAGGAAAAACCCAAGCCGGTGCTGATGAAGCGCTTCGAACTGACGGACACCCAGGCGGAAGCGATTCTGGAACTGAAGCTGCGCTATCTCTCGCGCCTCGAAGAAATGAAGATCCGCGGCGAGCAGGACGAGCTGATGGCCGAGCGCGACCACCTCGACCGCATCTTGAAATCCAAGGCGCGGCTGCGGAAACAGGTGCGCGAAGAGCTGGAGGCAGACGCCGAGAAATACGGCGACGAGCGACGCTCGCCGATCCAAGAGCGGGAAGCCGCCCAGGCCTACTCGGAAGCCGATCTCCTGCCCTCCGAGCCGGTGACGGTGGTGATCTCCGAGCGCGGCTGGGTGCGCGGCGCCAAAGGCCACGACGTGGACGCCGCAGAGTTGACCTACAAGGCCGGCGACGCCTACCTCCACGCCGCCCGCGGCAAGAGCAACCAGCCGGCGGTGTTCCTCGACTCGGCCGGCCGCTCCTACGCCCTGTCGGCGCACACCCTACCCTCCGCCCGCGGCCACGGCGAGCCGCTGACCGGCTCGCTCTCGCCGCCGGTCGGCGCCTCCTTCACGGCGGTGCTGATGGGCGCCGACGACGACCGCTTCTTGCTCGCTTCGGACGCTGGCTACGGCTTCGTCGGCCGCTTCGGCGAGATGGTCACGCGGCTGTCCAAGGGCAAGGCGCTCCTCACCCTGCCGAAGGGCTCGCTGCCCTTGAAGCCGGCGCCGCTGCCCGAAGGCACGGACGGCGCCCTGGTGGCCGCCGTCTCCACCGCCGGCTACCTGCTGGTGTTTCCGCTCGCCGACCTGCCGGAGCTGGCCCGCGGCAAAGGGAACAAGATCTTGAACATCCCCAAGAAGCGCCTCGCCGCCGGCGACGAGGTGATGGCGGCGGTGGTCGCCTTACCGGCCAACGGCACTCTCCGCGTCCACGCCGGAAAGCGCTACATCCACTTCAGCGCCGCGGAGCTGGAACCCTTCCACGGCAACCGCGCCAACCGCGGCAGCAAGCTGCCGCGAGGGTTCCAGAATGTTTGGGGGTTGGAGGTGGTCTAG
- the parE gene encoding DNA topoisomerase IV subunit B, producing the protein MSTAYDASSIEVLTGLEPVRKRPGMYTQTERPNHLVQEVVDNSVDEAIAGHCREIVTTLHGDGSVSVRDDGRGMPVDRHADEGVSGVEVILTRLHAGAKFSNKDYRFSGGLHGVGVSVVNALSERLEVNVRRGGKEHRMTFADGEKTSELAVVGSVGQRNTGTTIQFWPDPQFFDSPKVNVRRLKHALRAKAVLCSGLRIRFVDQGDPSRDDEWFFEDGLEDYLLQEVGEAERVPEQPFGGNFKEADREVDWAVLWLADEGEPVGESYVNLIPTAQGGTHVNGFRTGLTEALREFCDFRNLLPRGLKISPDDVWSRCSYILSARVKEPQFSGQTKERLSNRDVAQFVSGAVKDAFSLWLNQHTEDGERIAQLAIDSAQARARAGKKVKRKRVTTGPALPGKLSDCSGQDLESTELFLVEGDSAGGSAKQARDRETQAILPLRGKILNTWEVDSAEVLGSQEVHDIAVAIGVDPGSPKLGDLRYGKLCILADADSDGAHIATLLCALFVRHFRPLVAAGRVYLAMPPLYRIDQGKKTFYALDDEERRDIEERLEREGGRAKINIQRFKGLGEMNPLQLRETVMARDTRRLVRLTVAEGDKTDRIIDKLLARGRAGDRRKWLETKGNLAEV; encoded by the coding sequence ATGTCCACCGCCTACGACGCCTCATCGATTGAAGTCCTGACCGGTCTGGAGCCGGTGCGCAAGCGCCCCGGCATGTACACCCAGACGGAGCGCCCGAACCACCTCGTCCAGGAGGTGGTCGACAACAGCGTCGACGAGGCGATCGCCGGCCACTGCCGGGAGATCGTCACCACCCTGCACGGCGACGGCTCCGTTTCGGTGCGCGACGATGGCCGCGGCATGCCGGTGGATCGGCACGCCGATGAGGGCGTTTCCGGCGTCGAGGTGATCCTCACTCGGCTGCACGCCGGCGCCAAGTTCTCGAACAAGGACTACCGCTTTTCGGGCGGCCTGCACGGCGTCGGCGTGTCGGTGGTCAACGCCCTGTCCGAGCGCCTGGAAGTGAACGTTCGCCGGGGCGGCAAAGAACACCGCATGACCTTCGCCGACGGCGAGAAGACCAGCGAACTGGCGGTGGTGGGCTCGGTGGGCCAGCGCAATACCGGCACCACCATTCAGTTCTGGCCGGATCCACAGTTTTTTGATTCGCCCAAGGTCAACGTGCGCCGGTTGAAGCACGCTCTGCGCGCCAAGGCGGTGCTGTGCTCCGGTCTGCGCATCCGCTTCGTCGACCAGGGCGATCCCTCACGCGACGACGAGTGGTTCTTCGAGGATGGCCTGGAGGACTACCTGCTGCAAGAGGTCGGCGAGGCGGAGCGGGTGCCGGAACAGCCCTTCGGCGGCAACTTCAAGGAGGCCGACCGGGAGGTGGACTGGGCGGTTCTGTGGCTGGCGGACGAGGGCGAACCGGTGGGCGAGAGCTACGTCAACCTGATCCCCACCGCCCAGGGCGGCACCCACGTCAACGGTTTCCGCACCGGCTTGACGGAGGCCCTCCGGGAGTTCTGCGACTTTCGCAATCTGCTCCCCCGGGGCTTGAAGATCAGCCCGGACGACGTCTGGTCGCGCTGTAGCTACATCCTGTCGGCGCGGGTCAAGGAGCCGCAGTTCTCCGGCCAGACCAAGGAACGCCTGTCGAACCGCGATGTCGCCCAGTTCGTCTCCGGCGCCGTCAAGGACGCCTTCAGCCTGTGGCTCAACCAGCACACCGAGGACGGCGAGCGCATCGCCCAGCTCGCCATCGACAGCGCCCAGGCGCGCGCCCGCGCCGGCAAAAAGGTCAAGCGCAAGCGGGTCACCACCGGCCCGGCGCTGCCCGGCAAACTCTCCGACTGTAGCGGCCAGGATCTCGAATCGACGGAGCTGTTCCTGGTCGAGGGCGACTCCGCCGGCGGCTCGGCCAAGCAGGCGCGGGACCGCGAAACGCAGGCCATTCTGCCGCTCAGGGGCAAGATTCTGAACACCTGGGAGGTGGATTCGGCGGAAGTCCTGGGCTCCCAGGAGGTGCACGACATCGCCGTCGCCATCGGGGTGGACCCGGGCTCTCCCAAGCTCGGCGACCTGCGCTACGGCAAGCTCTGTATCCTGGCCGACGCCGACTCCGACGGCGCCCACATCGCCACCCTGCTGTGCGCCCTCTTCGTGCGCCACTTCCGGCCGCTGGTGGCCGCCGGGCGGGTGTACCTGGCGATGCCGCCGCTCTACCGCATCGATCAGGGCAAGAAGACCTTCTACGCCTTGGACGACGAGGAGCGTCGCGACATCGAAGAGCGCCTGGAGCGCGAGGGCGGCCGGGCCAAGATCAACATCCAGCGATTCAAAGGCCTAGGCGAGATGAACCCCCTGCAACTGCGCGAGACGGTGATGGCGCGGGACACCCGCCGGCTGGTGCGCCTGACCGTCGCGGAAGGCGACAAGACGGACCGCATCATCGACAAGCTCCTCGCCCGCGGCAGGGCGGGTGACCGCCGCAAGTGGCTGGAAACCAAGGGCAACCTGGCTGAGGTCTAG